DNA from Osmerus mordax isolate fOsmMor3 chromosome 2, fOsmMor3.pri, whole genome shotgun sequence:
TTGAACAGTTCCCGTGCTAGGCTTGTTATTTTTTGTCACAAGTGATGTATGTTGGTAGTCCTGAAAATATAAACAAGTCCATCCGGCATCACAGCTCGATTAAGAACCTGTTTGAAAATCCAAAGAGGATTTTATAGCTGGCCAGGCGGCAGGATCTGTTATATTTCCGCTTTCTATTATATAGATATTCTCATTTCTTACAGTCCTTCCCCCCTTGTTTTGTCTTGTTTATGCTCTGCTTTGGAAATGGACTTGAACAAACGACCAGATGCAATTAGAAGGAACACGTGTTGTCATTAATGACGTGAACTGCCGTTGACATTTGGCTTCCATGTACTCCACGTAGGCCGCGCGATGCCACGTGTCACGATAAACATCAACCAGGAAGCGGGCTTGAAATATTAGAAATGGTGTTTTGATCTGGAGAGGAAGGGCTTCCTGGTCAAGAGCTTATTCATCAGAGACAGTCTTAGTGTGGCTCGTGGTTCTCCGGAACGTTCATCTCTCTAAACGAGCTATGCTGGGAGTCAGAGAAGCACATAGTTGCTCAATGTAGTTTTCTAATTCAAACGGTCCCATTAGGGTGTAATTGGGGCAGCACTATCTGGGTTTGTGCTGGAGCCGTATGGGAGCGAGGAGGAGTCAGACTGAGATGTTATCAGGTCAAGGAGACAGGAAGCTGCTCGGTAATCTTGTCAGGTTGAAGATCTGGGCCGGGCAGTGAGACTGGGCTCGACTTGTCTGCTTCAGCAGTTTGCCTGTAGTCCAGGCCACCTCCTCTGAACTACACTTATCTCACAAAGCCATCTTTCCAGTTGAGCTTGGTGCAGATTCAACAGCAGAAGATTTTCATATATTATTAAATAGGCTATGTACTTGTTTAGGTACTAATTTAAGTAGCACTTTTTTGGTCGTATCTGAAATGTAGTTACATGATTGAGTATTGATGTGCAGGTGTAGCACAAATGACTATTTAATGGAATCAGTGCAAGCTAGATCGCAAGCGACAGATTAGAGATCAAAGTTAACAGTGTACTCTATATTGCCATAGGCCATGCAAGAGGCCAGTAAGACTGCAAAACGTTTGTAGTTAAAAATGTCGTTTTTCTCTGATGTCGTGATGTGTTCAGTTTGCAGTTTGCCGCTCAGAACCACAAGATGTGATTAAGATATTCAGCCTGGCTGGAGGGAGTCCTGTGGTCCTAATCTGTTCCTGACTGATCCACTGACCAGCATGGGATTGGGTGAATTTCGATGGGATGCAAAGAGAGCCTAGTGTCTTGTAGATTCTATGTCCGGTGAAGAGAGCTCTGCGGTTTGACTGTGGTTCAACAGGAGGATCAAATGGAAGGTTGATCCTGCCTCTTCATAACGCTTAGGATAAATGTGTCTAAATCAACACATTATTATAAGTGGTAGTCAACATTGTAAAAGAAAACATAACCCCACAAGCCAAAACACAATTAGCTCTAGAACCACAATAAAATAAGTgttagttaaaaaaaaatgaaggTCATTATTCGTCATTATTCACTGTAAAcgtaaatgtacagtatgacCAAATCTGAGTACAGGACCGCAGAGGCTCTTTGACATCACGCTCTTGGTGTATTCTCCTGTTGAACCCAAAGCTTAGTAAGGAAATAGGAATGCTGCTTATGCGCGAGGAGACACGCTGAAATTTGCCAGACTCTCTGTGCTAATTAGGGCCAAGTATTCCCTCTTGTATGGAGTGTGAGAAACCATGAGTGCTCTACTGCACAGCTCAGGAGACCTGACTTGGGCCCAGATCAGTGTTTGCACTCCAAACACTTTAACATTAACAAACACTGCTTTGTGATTTGCTTTGTAAGACGGGCCTGTTATTGCAGAGCAGGAATCGGTGGTTTGGCCTGTCACAGACACGAGAAGAGACACAGAGCCCAGTCCTCTGACACGACAGGTATTTGGTTCCTCACACGTAGAATCTAATGGTTTCAGAGCTGCTTATTTTCAGTCGTCAGAATCGACCACATCACAGGATTTCagctttcgtgtgtgtgtgctgtgagtgtgtgagtgagtgggttgGCTCTCCGTCCTGCTGGGGCCACAGCCTCCCAGACCCCAGGAGCAGAACGGGGCCACAGCCTCCCAGACCCCAGGAGCAGAACGGGGCCACAGCCTCCCAGACCCCAGGAGCAGAACGGGGCCACAGCCTCCCAGACCCCAGGAGCAGAACGGGGCCACAGCCTCCCAGACCCCAGGAGCAGAACGGGGCCACAGCCTCCCAGACCCCAGGAGCAGAACGGGGCCACAGCCTCCCAGACCCCAGGAGCAGGACGGGGCCCAGCTCTCGGTCCGGTCGCCGCATGGGGACGCATTAGCCCTCGTTTTCTCACCTCCCACTGGAGATGCAGCACAAGTGGCAGCCAGGCGCCTGGACAGAAGACCTGTAATTAAGGGTCCACGGGCTCTTAAAGAGCCACAGTAACAGCGGGTCGGCCCTGTACGCCGCTGAGCCTTTGTGAGGGCCACAAATACTGCCGCGGCTTCGGCATCAGCAGCAGAATGTGGAACGGAGGCACATTACTGAGCCAAAGAGTGTCCACATGCTATCTATTTCTCAGGTGTGAAAGCAGCAGGTGTCCTCCTTTTGCTAAGCTGATTTGCCTCACCCTCGGGAAAATGTCACCGTTCGGTTTAACGTCAGAGAAAACCTGCCCAAAAAAAGATATCTTCCAAAACTCAAGGAATTACCTCATTCTCAAGCCTGTGAACTGGTTAGGAGGTTGACCTCCCGTCAGGGGGAAGGAAACAGCCCTGcgcaggaagtggaggaagggaggcctCGGAGCTACAGCCACCCACAgatccgcccccctccccctccctgctgtcctGGGCTGCAGCGCTGGGCTGTCCTGGCTCCTGTCCAGTTTCCAGCGCTGTGATGGGGAGGGTCACGGCTGGGCCTGACCCGGCCCCTGCATGTTGGATGTTGTTATTATTAGGGCTGTGTGCCCCCCGGGCAGGCGGTCCACGTAGCGGGGGGAAGCGGCGGGCTCTGGAGAGGGTCTGGATCTGGGGGTCTGGACCTGGGGAACAGCTGTGTGGGTTAGAGGCTGCTCGGGCCCCCCTGCACTCGCCTCTCTCCAGGGAACGCTGCACTGAGCAGGCAGGAGGTAGAGCTGGCTATTTATACACGTCCCAAACCCTCATGTTCACACTGCTGCTCACCAGGGACAGATCAAGGGTTTGGCCAGAGCAGGAACCAGGATCAGAGCCAGGGCTAGGGTCAGAGCCAGGGACAGAACCAGGGCTAGGGTCAGAGCCAGGGCCAGAACCAGGGTCAGAACTAGGGCCAGAACCAGGGTCAGAACCAGGGTCAGAACCAGAACCACGTCCAGCATTGCAACACATCACACTTTAAAATCAGTCCCACCTCACTCTCAACACATAGCTGAACATGAGGACTAACTTTTATGTTTCTTGAGAAAATGCACAATATTAACAATACACCCGCACATCTTCCTTATAAAAATATACATAATATGGAACCTTTTTTTTTGCGGGTCTTGGATAAAACATAAAAATGTTATGATGTCCAATTATTTATAACGTAAGATCTGTTATGGCTTTTCCTCTAAAGGATCTCGGTCAAGATTATACCTCGCCATCTTGCTATTCTCGATTCTCTCTATTTTCGGCAGATCTTGAGAGGCCTTCTCAACTGTGTAAATAGCTCTGGAAATTGTGCGTGGCCTTTGACTGTCTCTGTAATTACGAGCCTCTTGCAGTATTTTGCTTGGCAGCCTGAAAGGTTAGCCCCTGGAGGCTGCAGGCTTGGGGGCTGACTGGCACTGGGGCTCCTCAAAGCTCTGTTTGTTCCCTggctagcccagcccagccctgggcTCCCGGTGCTGTCGCGGGCTGAGGCGCTGGGCCTGGGAGAGGGGCCAGAGTGCTCGGCGCTCACATCCAGCCCTAGTAGGGGCTGTgctgggacagagagatgggccaTGTCTGTGCTGGAGCCCTCCCTGATCCCACTGCTCTGCCCCAGGGGTCCACAACACAGACACCATTATCAGCCCCCCGTAagagcacacagacactcagcCTGGCTGGGAACTGGCTCGGCCGTTTAGATTCGAGATCAGGCTAGATCTGCTGGTCTATTGCAGACGGCAACCTTCCCTCAATGCCGTTTTAGCCTAAAAGTAAGCGGGTGAATTGGAGGATGCAGTGGGGGGCAATATACAGGTGCAGCCCTGTAGGCATGGGTGGAGCCCTGATGCTGTGTTTCATGTTGCTATTCTTGCCCACAAAATGCACAGACATTAAGGACACTCAGGAGATAGATTCGATCAAAGTAtagaatgtgtttgtttgtttctcctTAAACTCTCTTCTCACGCAAACAACAAAATGGATACAAATTTTCTTCAAGTGTGCCGTGTCAGAGAACACTACTTGGCTGTGTGCGTCTTCATCTCAGAAGAATTTGGGGTCAGCTGGTGATGTGAAGCCATAGCCTGAGCTAGAAGGAGCAGCATGATTGATGATGTTGCCGTATGAAATGGCCTGTGAAGATGTAGCCTGTTAAGAGTAGGATCTGCAGGGGAAGCAACATGAGTGTTTCCATCTCTGGGTCCACACACTGTTCTCCTCCGCTCCCCCTCCCAGGGCTCTGAGAACTAGCTTCCCCCGCCTCTAGGGTACACTcaccactcacactctctctcttctctctctctctcttctctccctctctcttcctctctctctcttctctctctctctctctctctctccctctctctctcttctctctccctccctccctctctctctctccctctctctctctctctctctctctctctctctcttctctctctctctcttctctctctctctctctctctctctcttctctctctctctcttctctccctctctcttcctctctctctcttctctctctctctctctctccctctctctctcttctctctccctccctccctctctctctctccctctctctctctctctctctctccttccctctcgctctctccctctctctctcttttgtggcTCTTTATGTAATGCTGGCAAGAGGTATTGATTTTTGGCTTTGCTTTGATTGGCAGAATAAATCGTCGCTAAATCATTAATGAATTGTTCTGTCAAGCTGGGCCATAGTCTTTGGCTTTCAGGGCTCTTTATTCTCTGGTATTACCCCTATTCAAATACCGGATGTAAATACACACAGCTTTCACTGTTATCTGCTGGATTGATTTATTGACATCGCACAATGTGGGGTGGTGCGCCCTGGTGTCTCGCTGGGTAGGAACAGTTACAACTAAGGCTAATGTGTGCTGAAGGCCCACACATTAACAAAAACAAGAAAGAACCATGTGGGATGAAAGCCTGTCTGGGGCTCATcagggagagcggaggagggtGCCGTGCAGGACAGGAGCCCCCGAGGATGGCTGGAGGCTCCTCTCCCGTCCCCCTGGTGTCCCGTCCCCCTGGCGTCCCCCTGGTGTCCTGTCCCCCTGGCGTCCCCCTGGCATCCCGTCCCCCTGGCGTCCCCCTGGTGTCCCGTCCCCCTGGCGTCCCCCTGGTGTCCTGTCCCCCTGGCGTCCCCCTGGTGTCCCGTCCCCCTGGCGTCCCCCTGGTGTCCTGTCCCCCTGGCGTCCCCCTGGTGTCCTGTCCCCCTGGCGTCCCCCTGGCATCCCGTCCCCCTGGTGTCCCCCTGCCGTCCCCCTGGTGTCCTGTCCCCCTGGCGTCCCCCTGGTGTCCCGTCCCCCTGGCGTCCTGTCCCCCTGGCGTCCTGTCCCCCTGGCGTCCCCCTGGTGTCCCGAAACCCCTGGCGTCCCGTCCCCCTGGCGTCCTGTCCCCCTGGCGTCCCAACCCCCTGGTGTCCTGTCCCCCTGGTGTCCCGTCCCCCTGCTGAGCGGGCGTGGCGTGATTGACTGAGGACGCAAGCGCCTGTCTTGTGGTGGGCAGAGATGTGTGCTACTCCTTCAGCTGAGAATCCGTAAGAGCACGCTGGAATCTGCGGTCGCCGTGACGCAATATCGCTGTGGGAAACC
Protein-coding regions in this window:
- the LOC136959627 gene encoding homeobox protein ESX1-like; its protein translation is MAGGSSPVPLVSRPPGVPLVSCPPGVPLASRPPGVPLVSRPPGVPLVSCPPGVPLVSRPPGVPLVSCPPGVPLVSCPPGVPLASRPPGVPLPSPWCPVPLASPWCPVPLASCPPGVLSPWRPPGVPKPLASRPPGVLSPWRPNPLVSCPPGVPSPC